The following are from one region of the Pelagibius sp. CAU 1746 genome:
- a CDS encoding ABC transporter substrate-binding protein, translated as MNKTLSTTALGLILAASVTAAAEAKTLVFCSEGSPEGFNPSLYTAGTTFDASSRQVFNKLVEFTTGTTNIEPGLAESWDVSDDGLEYTFHLRKGVKWQTTKAFTPSRDFNADDVVYSFARQWDKNHPYHGVSGGAYEYFNGMSMPDLIKDIVKVDDYTVKFVLNRPEAPMIANLAMDFASILSAEYADKMMDAGTPEKVDLEPVGTGPFQLVAYQKDAVIRYKAHPDYWRGKADIDNLIFAITPDASVRYQKLKAGECHVMPYPNPADIEAMKADPDVNLLQQEGLNVGYLAYNALKPPFDNPAVRKALNLAINKQAIIDGVFQGAGKIAKNPIPPTIWSYNEATVDDAYNPDTAKALLKEAGVTNLKTKIWAMPVQRPYNPNARRMAELIQADWAAIGVEAEIVSYEWGEYLERSKSKDRDGAVLLGWTGDNGDPDNFLAVLLGCDGVGGSNRAQWCHKPFEDLIQKAKTVSDNDKRTDLYKQAQIVFKEQAPWATIAHSVVFKPIRKEVKNFKIDPFGGHVFYGVDIEE; from the coding sequence ATGAACAAAACGCTTAGCACGACCGCGCTCGGCCTGATTCTGGCCGCCAGCGTGACCGCCGCCGCCGAGGCGAAGACCCTGGTCTTCTGCTCGGAAGGCAGCCCGGAGGGTTTCAACCCCTCGCTGTACACCGCCGGCACCACCTTCGACGCCTCCTCGCGCCAGGTGTTCAACAAGCTGGTCGAGTTCACCACCGGCACCACCAACATCGAGCCGGGCTTGGCCGAGTCCTGGGACGTCTCCGACGACGGCCTGGAGTACACCTTCCACCTGCGCAAGGGCGTGAAGTGGCAGACCACCAAGGCCTTCACCCCGTCGCGCGACTTCAACGCCGACGACGTGGTCTATTCCTTCGCCCGCCAGTGGGACAAGAACCATCCCTACCACGGTGTGTCCGGCGGCGCTTACGAGTACTTCAACGGCATGTCGATGCCCGACCTGATCAAGGACATCGTCAAGGTCGACGACTACACCGTGAAGTTCGTGCTCAACCGCCCCGAAGCGCCGATGATCGCCAACCTGGCGATGGACTTCGCCTCCATCCTCTCGGCCGAGTACGCCGACAAGATGATGGACGCCGGCACGCCGGAGAAGGTCGACCTGGAGCCGGTCGGCACCGGTCCCTTCCAGCTCGTCGCTTACCAGAAGGACGCGGTGATCCGCTACAAGGCGCACCCGGACTACTGGCGCGGCAAGGCGGACATCGACAATCTGATCTTCGCCATCACGCCGGACGCCAGCGTGCGCTACCAGAAGCTGAAGGCCGGTGAGTGCCATGTGATGCCCTACCCGAACCCGGCTGACATCGAGGCCATGAAGGCGGATCCGGATGTCAACCTGTTGCAGCAGGAAGGCCTGAACGTCGGCTACCTGGCCTACAACGCGTTGAAGCCGCCCTTCGACAACCCGGCGGTGCGCAAGGCTCTCAACCTGGCCATCAACAAACAGGCCATCATCGACGGCGTCTTCCAGGGTGCGGGTAAAATCGCCAAGAACCCGATTCCGCCGACCATCTGGTCCTACAACGAGGCCACGGTCGACGACGCCTACAATCCGGACACCGCCAAGGCGCTGTTGAAAGAAGCCGGCGTCACCAACCTGAAGACCAAGATCTGGGCGATGCCGGTGCAGCGTCCCTACAACCCCAATGCCCGCCGCATGGCTGAACTGATCCAGGCCGACTGGGCCGCCATCGGCGTCGAGGCGGAGATCGTCAGCTACGAGTGGGGTGAGTACCTGGAGCGCTCCAAGAGCAAGGACCGCGACGGCGCGGTGCTGCTGGGCTGGACCGGCGACAACGGCGATCCCGACAACTTCCTGGCCGTGCTGCTGGGCTGTGACGGCGTCGGCGGCTCCAACCGCGCCCAGTGGTGCCACAAGCCCTTCGAGGATCTGATCCAGAAGGCCAAGACCGTGAGCGACAACGACAAGCGGACGGATCTCTACAAGCAGGCCCAGATCGTGTTCAAGGAGCAGGCCCCTTGGGCGACCATTGCGCACTCGGTCGTCTTCAAGCCGATCCGCAAGGAAGTGAAGAACTTCAAGATCGACCCCTTCGGCGGTCACGTCTTCTACGGCGTCGACATCGAAGAGTAA
- a CDS encoding glutamate-5-semialdehyde dehydrogenase, with translation MPAEAALKQEDLQSTMTALGGAARDAAARLALADPETKTRALKAAAAAIRAGADRIAAANAKDMAAARTKGLTPALLDRLELTPERIEAMAKGVEEVAELPDPVGRVLAEWERPNGLKIARVSVPLGVIGIIYESRPNVTADAGALCLKSGNAAILRGGSESFHSSGAILDCLQAGLKEAGLPEAAIQRIPTTDRAAVGILLTMSDDVDVIVPRGGRGLIERIQRESRIPVFSHLDGMVHTYVHSAADPEMALSVVVNAKMRRTGICGATETLLIDAALADTLLPKLLQALHQADCAIRGDAVVRRVMPEAEAATPEDWDTEYLAPIIAVKVVSGLDEAIAHVNAHGSHHTEAIVTGDAAAAARFMNEVDAGIVMHNASTQFADGGEFGMGAEIGISTGKMHARGPVGAEQLTSYKYKVQGQGQIRP, from the coding sequence ATGCCCGCCGAAGCGGCCCTCAAGCAGGAAGACCTCCAGAGCACCATGACGGCGCTCGGCGGGGCGGCCCGCGACGCCGCCGCCAGGCTGGCCCTGGCCGACCCGGAGACCAAGACCCGCGCCCTGAAGGCCGCCGCCGCGGCGATCCGCGCCGGGGCCGACAGGATCGCCGCCGCCAATGCCAAGGATATGGCCGCCGCGCGCACCAAAGGCCTGACCCCGGCCCTGCTGGACCGCCTGGAACTGACGCCCGAGCGCATCGAGGCCATGGCCAAGGGCGTCGAGGAGGTGGCCGAGCTGCCCGACCCCGTGGGCCGCGTGCTGGCCGAGTGGGAGCGCCCCAACGGCCTGAAGATCGCCCGCGTCTCGGTGCCGCTGGGCGTCATCGGCATCATCTACGAAAGCCGGCCCAACGTGACCGCCGACGCCGGCGCGCTGTGCCTGAAATCCGGCAACGCCGCCATCCTGCGCGGCGGCTCCGAGAGTTTCCATTCCTCCGGCGCCATCCTGGACTGCCTGCAGGCCGGGCTGAAGGAAGCCGGCCTGCCCGAGGCCGCCATCCAGCGCATCCCCACCACCGACCGCGCCGCCGTCGGCATCCTGCTGACCATGAGCGACGACGTGGACGTCATCGTGCCGCGCGGCGGCCGGGGCCTGATCGAACGCATCCAGCGCGAAAGCCGCATCCCCGTGTTCAGCCACCTGGACGGCATGGTCCATACCTATGTACACAGCGCCGCCGATCCGGAGATGGCCTTGAGCGTCGTGGTCAACGCCAAGATGCGGCGCACCGGCATCTGCGGGGCGACCGAGACCCTGCTGATCGACGCGGCCCTGGCCGACACCCTGCTGCCCAAGCTGCTGCAAGCGCTGCATCAGGCCGACTGCGCCATCCGCGGCGACGCGGTGGTGCGCCGGGTCATGCCGGAAGCCGAGGCGGCGACGCCCGAGGACTGGGACACCGAGTACCTGGCGCCGATCATCGCGGTGAAGGTGGTCTCCGGACTGGACGAGGCCATCGCCCACGTCAATGCCCACGGCTCCCACCACACCGAGGCCATCGTCACCGGGGACGCCGCCGCCGCGGCCCGCTTCATGAACGAGGTGGACGCCGGTATCGTGATGCACAATGCCTCGACCCAGTTCGCCGACGGCGGCGAATTCGGCATGGGGGCCGAGATCGGCATCTCCACCGGAAAGATGCACGCGCGCGGCCCGGTGGGCGCGGAGCAGTTGACCAGCTACAAGTATAAGGTGCAGGGCCAGGGCCAGATCCGGCCCTAA